TGGACCCTTTTAGGTGGCGAAGGCGCCTAACGTGTATATGGCGATCCCGGCAGGACTCGAACCTGCAACATCCTGCTTAGAAGGCAGGTGCTCTATCCAGTTGAGCTACGGGACCTAACCAAGACGATAAGCCAACCCAGAGGCCGCTTAGTGAGTCCACTGGCCGATGCGGCCAAATTTGAAATTATCGGAATAAGCCTTGATCGACCTTTTACCACTTTTCGGCTCAATCACCTGGTAGGCAATGCCATGTTTTTCTGCGTGGGCAATGGCTTGCTCTTTGGTTTCAAAACTCATCTTCACCTGAGAATTCATATCCGAGGAGCTCGTATAGCCCATGAGAGGGTCGATGGAGCGTGCCTGCTCAGCTTCAAATTCCAAGACCCATTTACGCGTCCGAGCAGTGCCAGACTGCATGGCTGTTTTCGCAGGCTTATAGATGCGTGCAAGCATGGAATTTTCCTCAAGACTCAAAATCCGTTTGGTGTCCCTTGTATCGCCTGATTTACGTCCAAAAACAAGAGCTTGGCGCCAAGCTTATGGCCCAATTTCGTCACCAAACCATCGCAGACGAGACAAATATCGGTCATAACGCGCCTATAGCTAAAGCCTCATCAAAGGCGACGAACCTGCCGCTATCCCCCGTCGTCACCCTGTGCGTTATTGAGAGGCCAATCATGACAAACACCCCAGAAAAGACAATCACCGCCGCTGAAACAGCCCGCAAACTCAATAGGCTGGGTTTCAACTGGCTTGATGTTGAATTCATCCTGGAATTCGCCCCACACTACTTGGAAAGCGGCCATATGCACTACCCAACAAGGGACCTGCAACGCTTTGTGAAAAGAGCATTCTGGCTGAACGACATCCCGATCGATTTCGCCCTGCCCACAGCAGCGTAATTCTGCACACTGCGTGTCTGAACCACAGGTCAGCTGCCGCACTTTAACCGTATTTCTCATCACCATCGCCCTTTTGCACAAGCAAACTCAAGGGCATGGGATGCGGAGCCGTCTAAATTTCGATATTGGCTGGAGAGCCTTGCTACAAGCTGCATTTGGCGCGCCACAGACAGAAGAGCCAGCCGCACTCCGGTCCTCCTTCCTCAGTAGAGTTAGAACCGACTGCGCTGCCGTGCAGGCACTCTCTGTCAGAACATTGTTTGACGCCATATTGACCGAGCTGGCGCTCCCAAAGGGTGGGAAAGTTCTGATGTCGGCGATCAATGTGGAAAACATGGCGGACATCGTCCAGGCACATGGGCTTGAGGTTGTCGCCGTCGACGTCGATGCGGCTACTTTGTTGCCGCCCCCAGGTGCCTTTTTGAAGGCGCAGGCTGCGACCGGCGCGGAGCTATGTGCCGCCGCGCAACTTTTTGGCGCTGTCAGCGAAATTGCTGATGCGG
The DNA window shown above is from Parvibaculaceae bacterium PLY_AMNH_Bact1 and carries:
- a CDS encoding hypothetical protein (Derived by automated computational analysis using gene prediction method: GeneMarkS-2+.), whose product is MTNTPEKTITAAETARKLNRLGFNWLDVEFILEFAPHYLESGHMHYPTRDLQRFVKRAFWLNDIPIDFALPTAA
- a CDS encoding ETC complex I subunit (Derived by automated computational analysis using gene prediction method: Protein Homology.); this encodes MLARIYKPAKTAMQSGTARTRKWVLEFEAEQARSIDPLMGYTSSSDMNSQVKMSFETKEQAIAHAEKHGIAYQVIEPKSGKRSIKAYSDNFKFGRIGQWTH